Proteins co-encoded in one Plasmodium coatneyi strain Hackeri chromosome 7, complete sequence genomic window:
- a CDS encoding Thiamin pyrophosphokinase, with the protein MKRCFFNVRAKVSVHLRGNARTIEQINRAGIFANISTRWYHPSGDTNELLHSAHFSCMRSSKEGNPIVHDLNFMKCILLNDERKWGKESALEEGRTESTPQSRIITIVLNNTICAHSAKIIANSDILICADGGANRLYNWCQSLATERNPNDKQSLPKGEEDKNTAQYAWHPNEHAQHLHGGHTIGDLFNMPVSETKKTLKYPTEIVPHIICGDFDSINAHVYSYYKNKSVIFEKCANQENTDLDKCIDLIRGHIRKNDKILILGATGNRFDHTCANISCLYKNASLNSLYLIGENNFLFLLQQGSHIIQVPPDVFCKGCGILPIGGKCTIKTEGLKYNLNDECLSFDTLISSSNEVVQREVKIFTDFPVIWSAQLRDGGNDVRPCTHS; encoded by the coding sequence atgaaaaggtgtTTCTTCAACGTGCGCGCGAAAGTGAGTGTGCACCTAAGGGGTAATGCCAGGACGATCGAACAGATCAATCGCGCAGGAATATTTGCGAACATAAGCACAAGGTGGTACCACCCATCAGGGGACACGAATGAGTTGTTACATTCTGCCCACTTCAGCTGCATGAGGAGctcaaaggaaggaaacccTATTGTCCATGATCTTAATTTTATGAAATGCATTTTGCTAAATGATGAAAGGAAGTGGGGTAAAGAGTCGGCCCTAGAGGAGGGCAGAACAGAATCAACCCCCCAGTCTAGAATAATAACCATCGTCCTGAACAACACCATTTGTGCCCATTCGGCCAAAATTATTGCCAACTCGGATATATTAATATGCGCCGATGGGGGCGCCAACCGGCTGTACAACTGGTGTCAGTCGTTAGCCACGGAGAGAAACCCAAATGATAAGCAAAGTTTACcgaaaggggaggaagacaaaaaCACAGCACAGTATGCATGGCACCCAAATGAGCATGCGCAACATTTGCATGGAGGACACACCATCGGTGATTTATTCAACATGCCAGTGTCAGAAACGAAAAAGACGCTGAAGTATCCCACCGAAATAGTGCCCCATATAATTTGCGGTGACTTTGATAGCATAAACGCACACGTGTACAGCTACTACAAAAACAAGTCAGTCATATTCGAAAAGTGCGCGAACCAGGAAAATACGGACCTCGATAAATGCATCGACCTGATACGAGGACATATCCGCAAGAATgacaaaatattaattttaggCGCCACAGGAAACAGGTTTGACCACACGTGTGCAAATATTTCTTGCCTATACAAAAATGCTTCCCTAAATAGTCTGTACTTAATTGGGGAGAAtaacttcctctttttgctCCAGCAAGGAAGTCACATTATACAGGTACCTCCGGACGTCTTTTGCAAAGGTTGCGGCATTTTACCCATTGGCGGCAAGTGTACAATTAAAACGGAAGGGTTGAAGTACAATTTGAATGATGAATGCCTCAGCTTCGATACGCTCATCAGTTCGTCAAATGAAGTTGTCCAGAGggaggtaaaaatttttaccgATTTTCCCGTGATTTGGAGTGCCCAGTTAAGGGACGGGGGGAATGATGTGCGGCCCTGCACACACAGCTAG